Genomic segment of Myxococcus stipitatus:
AGCTCTGGAAGCAGCTCGAGCAGAACGGCGTGCTGCGCGACGCGCAGAAGAGCCAGACGAAGGAGGAGGCGGACACGGCGGAGCTGGAGGCCGTCCGTCGCTTCTTCACGCTCTTCCGCACCCAGGCCAGCCGCCAGGTGCTCGAGGCCAACGTGAAGCGCAGCGAGGAGCAGCTCGACCGCGCCCACTCCATGTTCGAGGCGGGCCGCGTGGGCAAGGTCGAGGAGATCACCGCGAAGGTGAACCTGGGCAATGACCGCATCACCCTGACCCAGTCCCTGAAGCAGCTGGCGACGGACCAGGCGCAGCTGGCGGTGTGGCTGACGCGTCCGGGCACCGAGGTGCTGGAGGCGGTGGACCCTGGCGTGCTCCAGCAGGAGCCCGCTCCCGCGCCCAGCATCGACGAGGCGGTGAAGGTCGCGCGCGAGCAGCGCCCGCTGCTCAAGGCCCGCGAGCTCCAGGTCCGCTCGGCGGAGATCGCTCGCGCCATCGCCCGCGCGGACTACATCCCCACGCTGTCGCTGGTGGGCATCTACTCTCGCCAGGGGCCGGACGCGGAGGGCGTCTTCACCGAGCCTCGCATGCAGAACAACTTCATCGGCCGGCTCAACCTGGAATGGAACGTCTTCAACGGCTTCCGCACGCCCGCGCAGACGCGGCGCGCCGAGGCGAGCATCCGCAAGGCGCAGCTCGCGCTGGAGCAGTCGGCCCGGGAGATTGAAGCGGAGGTCCGCACCTCCCACCAGTCGCTGGAGGCGCAGATTGTCGCCGCGCAGCAGGCGGCCGAGAACAAGGACGCCGCCGCCCAGGGCCTCCACCTGGCGGAGGAGCGCTTCCGCGCGGGTGCGGGCTCCACGCTGGAAGTCCGCGACGCGCAGCTCAAGTTGACGCAGGCGGAGCTCAGCTTGTTGCAGAACAGAATTGATGTCGAAATCGCTCGCTTCAGCTTGATGCGAGCCATGGGCGCCCTGAGCCCGGGAGAGACGAAATGAAGTGGTGGAAGGGTGCGATCGCGGGTGCGTTGTTCCTCGGTGCTGCGGCCATCACGGTCGGGGGGCTGAAGGAGCGTCCTCCTCCGTCGCAGGAGGTGCAGATCTCCAAGGCACGCAAGGGCTCCATCACCCGCACCATCACCGGTGCGGGCAAGGTGCAGGCGGCGACGACGGTGAAGATCTCCTCCAGCCTCTCCGGAGACCTGGTGGAGCTGCTCGTCAAGGACGGCGACCCGGTGAAGAAGGGCCAGGTGCTGGGGCGCATCGACAAGCGCATCTACGAGGCCTCGCTGAAGCAGGCGGTGGCGTCGCAGAACGCGGCGCGCGCCGACGCCCAGGTGGCGGAAGTCGAGGTCAACCGCACCACGCAGGAGCTGGCGCGGGTGGAGGGGCTGGCGACGAAGGGGCTCGCGTCCGCGTCCGAGGTGGACATCGCGAAGGCCTCCAAGAACTCGGCGGAGGCGCGGCTGGCCTCCTCGCGTCAGTTGCTGGCGCGCACCGTGGCCGTCGTGGAGCAGCAGCAGACGGACCTGTCCAAGACGACGCTCCTGTCGCCCATCGACGGCAACGTCATCGAGCTGTCGCGCGAGGTCGGTGAGCGCGTGCGTGGCTCGGAGCTCGCCGAGGACGTGGTGATGACCATCGCCGCGCTCTCCGCGATGGAGGTGAAGTTCGAGGTGGGTGAGCACGAGGTGGTCCACCTCAAGCCGGGCCAGCCCGCGGACGTGACGCTGGACGCGCTCGAGGGCCAGACGTTCCAGGGCTCCGTGGTGGAGATTGCCCAGAAGGCGCTCATCAAGAACGCGGGGACGGAGGCCGAGGTGACCAGCTTCCCCGTCACCGTGGCGCTGGACATGCGTCCGCCGGGCGTGCTGCCGGGCATGAGCGCGGAGGCTCGCATCTCCGCGGAGACGCGCAACGACGTGGTCCTGGTTCCCATCCAGGCCGTGACGGTCCGCGCGGAGCGCACGCTGCCGGACTACAAGGAGCCGGTGGAGGGCGCCACGCTCAAGGCCAAGCGCACGGAGACGCTCGCCAAGGTGGTCTTCGTGGTGGACGCCGAGAACAAGGCGCAGGTGCGGCGGGTCCAGACGGGCATCGCCTCCGACACGGAGCTGGAGATCCTCTCCGGCCTGTCCGATGGGGACCGCGTGGTGGAGGGGCCGTACCGCACGCTGTCGAAGGAACTCAACAACGGAGACAACGTGCAGGAGCCCCAGCAGGGTGAGGGCCCGGGCGCGTCGAAGGGCGGGCGGAAGTCGTGAGTGACGGCAGCGGCGCCGGCGCGGGCCGGCTCATCCAGGTGGACAACATCACCCGCGTGTTCCATGTCGGTGGCGAGGAAGTGCGGGCGCTGCGCGGTGTGAGCTTCGGCATCAGCCGGGGAGAGTGGGTGGCCATCATCGGCCAGTCCGGCTCTGGCAAGAGCACGATGATGAACGTGCTGGGCTGCCTGGATACGCCCACCAGCGGCCGCTACATGCTCAACGGCAAGGACGTGTCGCGCATGAGCGACGACGAGCTGGCCGTCATCCGCAACGTGGAGATCGGCTTCATCTTCCAGACGTTCCAGCTCCTGCCCAAGGAGACGGCGCTGGCCAACGTGGAGCTGCCCCTGGTGTACCGGGGCATCCCGGCGAAGGAGCGGCGGGCGAAGGCGAAGGCGGCGCTGGACAAGGTGCAGCTCACGCACCGCATGCACCACCGGCCCAACGAGCTGTCCGGCGGTCAGCGTCAGCGCGTGGCCATTGCCCGCGCGCTGGTGTCGGAGCCGTCCATGCTCCTGGCGGACGAGCCCACGGGCAACCTGGACTCGGCGACGGGCGAGGAGATCGTCCGGCTCTTCGAGCAGCTCCACCAGGCGGGCCACACGCTGGTGCTCGTCACGCACGAGCCCAAGCTGGCGGCGCGCTGCCCGCGGGCCATCCGGTTGAGCGACGGAGAGATTGTCGCCGACGGGCCGGGGCGCGAGGTGGCGCTGGGCAACGCCGCGGCGTTGGCGGCGGGGGGCGCATGAAGTCACGCACAGGACTTCGGGTGGATGTCCTGGAGGGGGCGCGCATCGCGGTGTTCTCGCTGCGCGCCAACCGTCTGCGCACGGTGCTGACCACGATGGGCATTGGAATCGGTGTGGCCACGCTGCTGGCCATCATCGGCATCATCCAGGGCCTCAACACGTCCTTCCACCGGCAGCTGGCCACGTTCGGCGCGAACACGCTCTACGTGTCCAAGTTCCCGTGGATCATCAAGGGCGACTGGTGGAAGTACCGCAACCGGAAGAACTTCACCCTGGAGCAGCTGCCTCGCCTGCGCGCCATGGCGCCCTTCATCACCGCGATGTCGCCTTCGGTGTCGCGCATGTCGGACGTGTCCTACGGCGGCGAGCAGGTCTCGACGGTGCGCATCCAGGGCGTGAATCACGAGTACCTGACCATCGCGGGCTACGACATCACCTCGGGCCGCTACATCACGGAGGCGGACGAGGAGGTGACGCGGCCCGTGGCCGTCATCGGCGCCGACGTGGCGGACCGGCTCTTTCCCGGCATCAGCCCGCTGGGGCGGAGCATCCGCGTGGACAACCGCTCATTCCAGGTGGTGGGCACGCTGAGTCGCAAGGGGAAGATGGTCAACGAGAGCATGGACCTGCTCGTGCTCATCCCCTTCAAGACCTTCTACGCCAACTTCGGCAAGGGCCGTCCGTTCGAGATAGCGATGGCGGTGGGCGACGCGTCCCAGGTCGGGATGGCGGAGGACCAGCTCATCGGCATCCTGCGGCGCTTGCGAGGGACGGAGCCGGGCGAGCCGGACGACTTCAACATCAACAAGCCGTCGATGATGGCGCAGACCTACGCCCAGCTCACTGGCGCGCTGTATGGCGTGGCGGTGGGCGTGGGCCTCATCACGTTGTTGGTGGGCGGCATCGGCATCATGAACATCATGCTGGTGTCGGTGCGTGAGCGGACGCGGGAGATAGGCGTCCGGCGTGCGCTGGGGGCGCGCAAGCGCACCATCGTCATCCAGTTCTTGATGGAGGCGGCCAGCG
This window contains:
- a CDS encoding ABC transporter ATP-binding protein, encoding MSDGSGAGAGRLIQVDNITRVFHVGGEEVRALRGVSFGISRGEWVAIIGQSGSGKSTMMNVLGCLDTPTSGRYMLNGKDVSRMSDDELAVIRNVEIGFIFQTFQLLPKETALANVELPLVYRGIPAKERRAKAKAALDKVQLTHRMHHRPNELSGGQRQRVAIARALVSEPSMLLADEPTGNLDSATGEEIVRLFEQLHQAGHTLVLVTHEPKLAARCPRAIRLSDGEIVADGPGREVALGNAAALAAGGA
- a CDS encoding ABC transporter permease, encoding MKSRTGLRVDVLEGARIAVFSLRANRLRTVLTTMGIGIGVATLLAIIGIIQGLNTSFHRQLATFGANTLYVSKFPWIIKGDWWKYRNRKNFTLEQLPRLRAMAPFITAMSPSVSRMSDVSYGGEQVSTVRIQGVNHEYLTIAGYDITSGRYITEADEEVTRPVAVIGADVADRLFPGISPLGRSIRVDNRSFQVVGTLSRKGKMVNESMDLLVLIPFKTFYANFGKGRPFEIAMAVGDASQVGMAEDQLIGILRRLRGTEPGEPDDFNINKPSMMAQTYAQLTGALYGVAVGVGLITLLVGGIGIMNIMLVSVRERTREIGVRRALGARKRTIVIQFLMEAASVSAVGGLLGTTVGLGTAKVVSLITPLAADVQASTILGGVFFAAMVGLLFGIWPAARAANLDPVEALRYE
- a CDS encoding efflux RND transporter periplasmic adaptor subunit, with the protein product MKWWKGAIAGALFLGAAAITVGGLKERPPPSQEVQISKARKGSITRTITGAGKVQAATTVKISSSLSGDLVELLVKDGDPVKKGQVLGRIDKRIYEASLKQAVASQNAARADAQVAEVEVNRTTQELARVEGLATKGLASASEVDIAKASKNSAEARLASSRQLLARTVAVVEQQQTDLSKTTLLSPIDGNVIELSREVGERVRGSELAEDVVMTIAALSAMEVKFEVGEHEVVHLKPGQPADVTLDALEGQTFQGSVVEIAQKALIKNAGTEAEVTSFPVTVALDMRPPGVLPGMSAEARISAETRNDVVLVPIQAVTVRAERTLPDYKEPVEGATLKAKRTETLAKVVFVVDAENKAQVRRVQTGIASDTELEILSGLSDGDRVVEGPYRTLSKELNNGDNVQEPQQGEGPGASKGGRKS
- a CDS encoding TolC family protein; translated protein: MNALVVVALLAAAPSSPITLEDARKQGRQSTTALQSILDLEVAEEDVRIARSSLLPQVSVNAYAGKRWIGRRNSFSLVTDPTTGQPVQIPVETEPTSTEDYDLGATLSQSVYDRKLWKQLEQNGVLRDAQKSQTKEEADTAELEAVRRFFTLFRTQASRQVLEANVKRSEEQLDRAHSMFEAGRVGKVEEITAKVNLGNDRITLTQSLKQLATDQAQLAVWLTRPGTEVLEAVDPGVLQQEPAPAPSIDEAVKVAREQRPLLKARELQVRSAEIARAIARADYIPTLSLVGIYSRQGPDAEGVFTEPRMQNNFIGRLNLEWNVFNGFRTPAQTRRAEASIRKAQLALEQSAREIEAEVRTSHQSLEAQIVAAQQAAENKDAAAQGLHLAEERFRAGAGSTLEVRDAQLKLTQAELSLLQNRIDVEIARFSLMRAMGALSPGETK